One Thermicanus aegyptius DSM 12793 DNA segment encodes these proteins:
- a CDS encoding DUF6154 family protein → MKFVDDLFKLYRDQLTGNDEDTVEIVLSLFSGHSREDLMNFVQQMTDEELFQMISLYVVELIKRKMVEEGFPGIFEREIPIDPNIH, encoded by the coding sequence ATGAAATTCGTCGATGATCTTTTTAAGCTCTACCGCGATCAACTTACGGGAAATGATGAAGATACCGTGGAAATTGTTCTCTCCCTTTTTTCAGGCCATTCCCGGGAAGATCTGATGAATTTCGTCCAACAGATGACGGATGAGGAGCTCTTTCAAATGATCTCTCTCTATGTGGTGGAATTGATCAAACGAAAAATGGTGGAAGAAGGCTTTCCGGGCATCTTTGAACGGGAAATCCCCATCGATCCCAATATCCATTAG
- a CDS encoding bifunctional metallophosphatase/5'-nucleotidase, whose amino-acid sequence MRPIRIFHTNDLHSHFEAMPKIAHFFNKKRKEYGEREILLFVDLGDHLDRSHPLTEVSVGFANREILEASGYQSVTLGNNEGITLTKEELNHLYQGSSYQVIVSNLRDLDTLEYPRWATPYKILDLDGFRLGMIGLTAPYKEYYRLLGWQVETAEEVLPELVSRLAPQVDLLILLSHLGLANDRLIAENYPEIGLILGGHSHHYLPEGEWIGNTLIVQMGRNGGHVGEVLIEPQRTNHPSLSFQIGATSFSIEGEEEDGRIMGLIEQYGEKAERLLDREIIYLKEGLPLHWEKESPFANLLAQSVRHWTHTEISLVNAGLLLDSLPPGSATQKDLLRVCPHPINTCVISLRALELKEIIEEALQPVKMRQRVRGFGFRGEILGFPVLDGCEVVVEGGEVPKVVGLYAHGKPLSPHAEIRLGTIDMFMFLKPYHALEKELSPEFFLPDFLRHLLAVEMHREGALEEAWHPRFHWVEGKK is encoded by the coding sequence ATGAGGCCGATTCGCATTTTTCACACCAATGATCTGCACAGCCATTTTGAGGCAATGCCTAAAATCGCCCATTTTTTCAACAAAAAGAGAAAGGAGTACGGCGAACGGGAAATCCTCCTCTTCGTAGACCTGGGAGATCATCTGGATCGCAGCCATCCGTTAACGGAAGTAAGCGTAGGATTTGCCAACCGGGAAATTCTGGAGGCTTCCGGGTATCAATCGGTTACCCTGGGGAATAATGAGGGGATTACGCTTACAAAAGAGGAATTAAATCATCTTTATCAGGGGAGTTCTTATCAAGTGATTGTGAGCAACTTGAGAGATCTGGATACGTTGGAGTACCCCCGATGGGCGACGCCCTACAAAATCCTTGATCTGGATGGGTTCAGGTTGGGAATGATCGGCTTGACGGCACCTTACAAAGAGTATTATCGCCTTTTGGGGTGGCAGGTGGAGACGGCGGAAGAGGTTCTTCCCGAACTCGTATCCCGTCTCGCCCCCCAGGTAGATTTGCTCATTCTTCTTTCCCATTTGGGTTTGGCCAATGATCGGCTGATCGCGGAAAACTATCCCGAAATCGGGCTCATCCTTGGAGGCCATTCTCATCATTATCTCCCGGAAGGGGAATGGATCGGAAATACGCTCATTGTCCAGATGGGAAGAAATGGGGGGCATGTAGGCGAGGTCTTGATCGAGCCCCAACGAACGAATCATCCATCCCTTTCTTTTCAAATCGGCGCCACCTCCTTCTCCATAGAAGGGGAAGAGGAAGACGGAAGAATCATGGGATTGATTGAACAGTACGGGGAAAAAGCGGAGCGGCTGTTGGACAGGGAGATTATTTACTTGAAAGAGGGACTGCCGCTCCATTGGGAGAAGGAATCGCCCTTCGCCAATCTCTTGGCTCAATCGGTACGGCACTGGACCCATACGGAGATCTCCCTGGTAAACGCAGGTCTTCTCCTTGATTCTCTTCCCCCTGGAAGTGCCACGCAAAAAGATCTTCTCCGGGTTTGTCCCCATCCAATAAATACTTGCGTCATTTCGTTAAGAGCATTAGAATTAAAAGAAATCATAGAAGAAGCATTGCAGCCGGTTAAAATGAGGCAACGAGTAAGAGGATTCGGGTTTCGGGGAGAAATTCTGGGATTCCCGGTCTTAGATGGGTGTGAGGTGGTGGTGGAAGGAGGAGAAGTACCGAAGGTGGTAGGCCTGTATGCTCATGGTAAACCCCTCTCCCCCCATGCAGAAATACGGTTGGGCACCATCGACATGTTTATGTTTTTAAAGCCGTATCATGCATTAGAAAAGGAATTATCTCCGGAATTTTTTCTTCCCGACTTTCTCCGCCATCTCCTCGCTGTAGAGATGCACAGGGAGGGAGCTCTGGAAGAGGCGTGGCATCCCCGTTTTCATTGGGTGGAAGGAAAAAAATAG
- a CDS encoding Abi family protein — MSFDANHVQIKQPTTFEQQIEILRSRGLIVNDEEFAINVLKTTNYYRLTAYTLPLKKDDKFYQGITFEHIYKIYQFDAELRLLLMSIFEQIEIAFRTHTAYLIAHKYGPLGYRDKNNFRYPKNHSKFLMELDENIKNSKELFISHHFNKYGGRIPIWVAVEVLTFGLLSKLFNIMKVKDQKIISRDYYNGIHPSEISSWLYAIATVRNRCAHYSRLYNRKLSITPYLPIEAKNLDIKNDELFSIIYILKKLIKAESFWTSWITKLEAIIEQYQPEVDIKLMGFPYNWVNILRN; from the coding sequence ATGTCATTTGATGCGAATCATGTTCAAATTAAACAGCCTACAACATTCGAACAACAAATAGAAATTCTACGGTCAAGAGGTCTAATCGTAAATGATGAAGAATTCGCAATTAATGTATTAAAAACAACCAATTATTATCGTTTAACAGCTTATACTCTTCCGTTAAAAAAAGACGATAAGTTTTATCAAGGAATAACTTTTGAACATATTTACAAGATTTATCAATTCGACGCCGAGTTAAGGTTATTATTGATGAGCATATTCGAACAAATAGAGATCGCTTTTCGAACGCATACAGCCTATCTAATTGCCCATAAATATGGGCCGCTTGGTTATAGAGACAAAAATAATTTCAGATATCCTAAAAATCATAGTAAATTTTTAATGGAGCTTGATGAAAACATCAAAAATAGCAAAGAACTCTTTATATCTCATCATTTCAATAAATATGGCGGTCGAATCCCTATATGGGTTGCCGTTGAAGTGTTAACATTCGGTTTATTATCTAAGCTTTTCAATATCATGAAAGTTAAAGATCAGAAAATCATATCGCGTGATTACTATAATGGCATCCATCCATCCGAAATATCAAGCTGGCTTTATGCTATAGCAACGGTAAGGAATAGGTGCGCTCATTATAGTAGATTATATAATCGTAAGTTGTCCATAACGCCCTATCTTCCTATCGAAGCTAAGAACCTTGATATTAAAAATGACGAGCTTTTTAGTATCATTTATATACTGAAAAAGTTAATTAAGGCGGAGTCATTTTGGACAAGTTGGATTACAAAGTTAGAGGCGATTATCGAGCAGTATCAGCCAGAAGTAGATATTAAATTAATGGGTTTCCCGTATAATTGGGTAAATATATTAAGAAATTAA
- a CDS encoding peptidoglycan recognition protein family protein: MSGFKVITIDELLTELKKYNHKELHVHHTWRPDHSNFNGKNYLQLQEDMKRYHIQTRGWSDIGQHVTLFPDGLFVTGRDFSKAPASIKWYNTGAFAVEMLGNFDIGHDTFGGKQKEAMLKLARFFYDRGKYIRFHRENAPKTCPGTAIDKDVFMREVKSLGIAQKTTERRGRKLELKFDWQWDLLTKALEHLKENGLLSSAEWAEKAKKKELTVDEAAWLAIILLGRKEDDDKDERD, from the coding sequence ATGAGCGGGTTTAAGGTTATTACGATTGACGAACTTTTGACGGAATTGAAGAAGTACAATCACAAAGAGCTTCATGTTCACCATACCTGGAGGCCGGACCATTCAAACTTCAACGGGAAGAATTACCTTCAACTACAGGAGGACATGAAGCGATACCACATCCAGACAAGAGGTTGGAGTGATATCGGTCAACATGTCACCCTATTCCCGGATGGATTGTTTGTGACCGGAAGGGATTTCAGTAAGGCCCCAGCCTCGATCAAATGGTATAATACCGGTGCCTTTGCCGTGGAAATGCTCGGAAACTTTGATATAGGACACGACACCTTCGGCGGAAAGCAGAAAGAAGCCATGCTGAAGCTGGCCAGGTTCTTCTATGATCGTGGTAAGTATATTCGCTTCCACCGTGAGAACGCACCTAAAACCTGTCCTGGCACCGCAATTGACAAAGATGTGTTCATGAGAGAAGTGAAATCATTGGGAATTGCACAAAAAACAACAGAAAGGAGAGGAAGAAAGTTGGAGCTAAAGTTTGATTGGCAATGGGATCTCTTAACCAAAGCGCTGGAACATCTCAAAGAAAACGGACTATTAAGTTCCGCGGAGTGGGCAGAAAAGGCGAAAAAGAAGGAACTAACCGTAGACGAAGCGGCGTGGTTAGCAATCATTTTACTTGGACGAAAGGAGGACGATGATAAAGATGAACGGGATTGA
- a CDS encoding hemolysin XhlA family protein produces MGETDVLQEIRERIVRIETKLDTMTDVKLTAEKAKSTADEALQSAKSAHHRIDDVADNQKWLWRTVAGALITGAIAALFYFARM; encoded by the coding sequence ATGGGAGAAACCGATGTACTTCAGGAAATCCGTGAGAGAATCGTCCGAATCGAAACCAAGTTAGACACGATGACGGACGTGAAACTCACAGCGGAGAAAGCGAAATCCACAGCCGATGAGGCGCTGCAAAGTGCGAAGTCGGCGCACCATCGAATCGATGATGTGGCGGACAATCAAAAGTGGCTCTGGCGCACTGTCGCCGGGGCGCTGATCACGGGCGCGATTGCAGCGCTCTTTTATTTTGCGCGGATGTAG